The window CCTCGCTGACCTGAGGTCCAGTTCCAGCCCTTGTGCCAGTTCTCTTTGCAAGTGATGGCATCCTGGCAGTCCTCCCACCACAGCTCACAGTCCTCCTTGCACAGCGGCACGTTGAGGATCCTCTCCCGGCGCCAGCTGGTATCCGCCTGGCAGGACACGGGGCTGTGAGTATCAAGGGGCAGCTCTGGGCCATAGTCACCCCCAAGccgccccagggagcaggggttaCCTACATGCTCTTCTCCACCCCGTGATCTAGCTCCACGGAATGACATTGCACAAGAACAGAGCCAATGCTGGTCCCAGCAGAACCAGGCCCAGTCCCcgggggaagagagagactcACAGTAGCCTCCCTGCACACCTGAACGGCAGCATCCACAGCCCAACAGGCATCCCATGCAGCCCACCCCAGCTCGGTGTCCGGGAGAGCtcctctgctcccagccaggggGTTGGAGGAAGCCAAGTCAATGTAATCTCTAAGACTGCCTCCCCCATATGCACCCAGTACGAGCCCCATCACGCCGGAACAGAGGCAGCCGGTTGGAGTGCTGGGTCACAGTCGTTCTGGTGGGACCCGGGAGGTACATAAAACACAAGGGAGGTTTTCTTCATTGCAGCCACCTGCCCACAGTAACCTTTGGAGGAAATCGTCCTACACACATGCAATGGGCCTCAGCTGGATACAGGGTCACTAATTGTCAGGGGGAACTGAACCCGGACCTTCAGCACTGTAAGCACACATCTCTACTGCCCGAGCTGAAGGAACAGGAGACCCTATGCAGCCAACTGTTAGTCACTGGAACCCGCCACTAGAGCACATGCACCAAGCcagccttctcccccacccccagtgcccggCCGCAACACCCCCTGACCTGGTCGATCCAGGGCCCCAGGTTGGGCGAGCACTCGTACAGACACGTGTCCTGGATGAAGTGCTGCTTGCACTTCTCTGGCATCACCCCACAGTGGTTCCAGTTGAAGTTGTACAGGTAGGACTGGTCCTGgtgagcctcagtgctggtgttGGCCGTGCAGCAGGCATTGTCTTTCCACAGGACACACTGCCAACACATCGAGAGACGGGTATGCAGGGGACTGTGCACTCACCTGGGGGGCAGACAGGATGCTGTGGATGCAGCAGCATCACCAGCCTCTCGTGGTGCCTCGTGGGACTGCTCCTCCCAAGGCCAGGCCCATGGCCTGGTGGTGGCGATAGCATTTTGCCCTTCTCTttgaggctctcaaagcacttcacaagacTAGCAAATGGAGGGGCCACGCCCAGGCAACGGGGAGCATGATGGGTGGATCTGCTCATGCTGCTCACTCTGCGGGATCAGCAAGGGGTTGAGGGGGGCTTCATTTCAGAAGGACAAAGTGGCCCTCTGTTGCCTGCTTTGCATGGGCTGGTTTTGCTGGGTCCAACACTACAAGgttttaaggtgaccagatgtcccgattttatagggacagtcccgatttttgggtctttttcttatataggctcctattaccccccaccccctgtcccaatttttcacacttgctgtctggtcaccctacaaggtTTGGAGGAGCGGGAGAGGGGAGGCATGCCCAGTAAGACAGTGTCAGCGAGTGACGGATCCTGCAGCCCATCCAGGAGTCGCCTCACGAGGCTAGGCCTATGGGAAAGGGCCACAGAGCCAGGCCCCAtgaaaacagtcttggtgcatcGCAAAAACCTTCCCTCCAGCACATTTGGCTCCTCCAGGCACCCTCTGCCGAGGCACCAGTCCCTAGTGGAAAGGAACAAGCCTGCACTGGAAGGGATGACAGGTCCAGGTGACTCTGTTATTCGTCACCCAGCGCCCCAAGTGGTGTGACATCAGCCTGACATGTGTCACTAGGCCAGCGCTGCCTTACCTGGCCATGCAGCGCCTCCTCTGGGCCTGGCTTGGTTTTGTGGTGCTTGGCGTCCATGCACATGTTGAGCACAGATTCCTTCGCAGCACTGGCCACACAGGCAGCCAAGAGCGCCAGCACTGCCCACTGCGCTGCCATCTCCCTACAACCAgagtgaggggtggggtggaagagAAGACACGTTAGAGCAGCTGCCCAGATGTGACTTTGCTCCCGTCATTGAGGACACAAAATGCCAACAGCTCCCCATGTAACAGCATCACTATTAAGGTGctatagcaggggtggggaagctaTGGCAACTCTCCATGCTGCGAGTGGCCGGCCCCTCCCGCTGCAGGAGGGGAACTGGGGttgccaggccattaaaagtccagtcagctccgcgcagctcccagaagtgaccagcatgtccctgcagccccagggcgcTGGGGCAATCAGGATAGCTTTgcgcgctgcccccgcccccagggctggctccgCAGTCAATGGGACCTGCGGGGGCAGCAGCATTGTGCAGAGCCCCCggcccctctgcctaggggccacagacgccagccacttctgggagcagcattgatccagggcaggcagggagcctgccttagtcctagTGCACCCCtga of the Gopherus flavomarginatus isolate rGopFla2 chromosome 1, rGopFla2.mat.asm, whole genome shotgun sequence genome contains:
- the LOC127034415 gene encoding folate receptor alpha-like, translating into MAAQWAVLALLAACVASAAKESVLNMCMDAKHHKTKPGPEEALHGQCVLWKDNACCTANTSTEAHQDQSYLYNFNWNHCGVMPEKCKQHFIQDTCLYECSPNLGPWIDQADTSWRRERILNVPLCKEDCELWWEDCQDAITCKENWHKGWNWTSGTNRCPRGFMCQPFKYVFPRPADLCEKIWSNSYKYTMEHRGSGRCIQMWFDPANGNPNVAVAKYYAQNGRDASPTPRAILLLLLPAALLFLL